One stretch of Armigeres subalbatus isolate Guangzhou_Male chromosome 2, GZ_Asu_2, whole genome shotgun sequence DNA includes these proteins:
- the LOC134210202 gene encoding uncharacterized protein LOC134210202, with product MEQQQLQKAYLTSRRTTMITALGRAEAFVADFDEQRDQGQVAIRLEYLNNMWTTLEEVQGQLEDIECGEQAFHKFHSLRAALTCEAAPLIASLASCSANYNLAWQTLVHMYASEYLLKKRHLQALFEINSRHTKILCQLGEPTESWSTILEHLLCTKLPDDTLKAWEEYASTSSNPNYDCLIEFLQRRMRVLESILVNHHQPASVPNVSSHSSKRAPNFRVSCASTSNSACKCPACNQDHPLMKCARFNQQSHSERLRFVSSKHLCHNCLKSDHIARNCSSTYSCKHCRKRHHTMLHSGDVTRSVNDSPSTRTSMSTQAIQSAASSVAESVPRSSVVNVEECSRVVASASAPQSREDVFLLTVLVKVVDAYGQDHIARVLLDSASQPNLITDRLARRLHLKRTSVNVTIQGAGNTSKKVKESIFARIKSRNDSFECGVDLLLMDTLTADLPAQDICIADWQIPQNLSLADPMFNKSQQIDMVLGAKHYHSFFPSTARLQLADNLPTLVDKAFSVG from the exons ATGGAGCAGCAACAACTGCAAAAGGCGTATCTCACCTCCCGGAGGACCACGATGATTACCGCGCTGGGTCGGGCAGAGGCATTTGTGGCTGATTTCGACGAGCAACGCGACCAAGGGCAGGTCGCAATTCGGCTGGAGTACCTGAACAACATGTGGACAACGCTGGAGGAGGTGCAAGGGCAGTTGGAGGACATTGAGTGTGGTGAACAAG CCTTCCACAAGTTTCATTCCTTGAGAGCAGCTCTGACATGCGAAGCGGCTCCGCTCATTGCGTCCCTTGCGAGTTGCTCAGCGAATTACAACCTGGCTTGGCAAACATTGGTGCACATGTACGCCAGTGAATACCTGTTGAAGAAACGGCATCTCCAAGCACTGTTCGAAATCAACTCG CGTCACACCAAGATCCTGTGTCAACTAGGTGAACCAACGGAGTCCTGGAGCACCATCCTAGAACATCTATTGTGCACAAAACTCCCTGACGACACGCTGAAAGCCTGGGAAGAGTACGCATCAACCTCTAGCAACCCGAACTACGACTGCTTGATCGAGTTTCTTCAGCGTCGTATGCGCGTTTTGGAGTCCATTCTGGTGAACCATCATCAACCCGCATCCGTTCCAAACGTGTCATCTCATTCCTCCAAAAGGGCTCCCAATTTCCGTGTATCATGTGCTTCTACTTCCAATTCCGCCTGCAAATGTCCAGCTTGCAATCAAGATCATCCGCTTATGAAGTGTGCAAGGTTCAATCAGCAGTCTCATTCCGAACGGCTGCGTTTCGTATCGAGCAAGCACCTGTGTCACAATTGCCTTAAAAGTGATCACATTGCTCGTAATTGCTCATCAACTTACAGCTGCAAGCATTGCCGTAAACGCCATCATACGATGCTGCATTCCGGTGACGTCACTAGATCTGTAAACGATTCGCCTTCCACTCGCACGTCTATGTCGACGCAAGCTATTCAGTCTGCTGCTTCATCCGTTGCGGAATCAGTTCCCCGATCATCCGTCGTAAATGTTGAAGAGTGTTCCAGAGTCGTTGCCAGTGCCTCCGCTCCACAATCTCGAGAAGACGTTTTTCTGCTGACGGTACTGGTGAAGGTAGTCGATGCATACGGACAAGACCACATAGCACGTGTTCTGCTCGACAGTGCCTCTCAACCAAATCTCATCACGGATCGTCTGGCACGACGATTGCACTTGAAGCGGACTTCTGTGAACGTGACAATTCAGGGAGCTGGAAATACTTCAAAGAAAGTGAAGGAATCAATCTTTGCTCGAATCAAATCGCGGAACGACAGTTTTGAATGCGGTGTGGACCTACTGTTAATGGATACCTTGACTGCAGATCTTCCAGCACAAGATATATGCATCGCAGACTGGCAGATTCCTCAAAATTTGTCATTGGCCGATCCCATGTTCAATAAGAGCCAACAGATTGACATGGTTCTGGGCGCAAAACACTACCACTCTTTCTTTCCAAGTACTGCTCGTCTTCAGTTGGCCGACAATCTTCCGACACTGGTAGACAAAGCGTTTTCGGTTGG